The Corynebacterium poyangense genome includes a window with the following:
- a CDS encoding MarR family winged helix-turn-helix transcriptional regulator: MGASSQLSQIPATLLRSASFQTERVRRRLREEVDTELTRYGLTLREYWVLVCLVEEDGTSQVTVAQKLGIDPSDLVNLIDSLEEKKFVQREPDPTDRRRRILYCTTEGRAAEPELSAAVRQAEERALDDSKAKQRKHLRKLAKAVIRGEQDA, from the coding sequence ATGGGTGCTTCCTCTCAGCTTTCACAGATCCCCGCTACCTTACTTCGCTCTGCCAGTTTCCAAACCGAGCGAGTACGTCGTCGCCTCCGCGAGGAGGTGGACACCGAACTCACTCGTTATGGACTGACCCTTCGTGAGTATTGGGTGCTGGTGTGTCTTGTGGAAGAAGATGGCACTTCTCAGGTCACCGTTGCTCAAAAACTAGGTATTGACCCTTCGGACTTGGTTAACCTCATTGATTCTTTAGAGGAAAAGAAGTTTGTTCAGCGTGAACCTGACCCTACTGATCGACGGCGTCGGATTTTGTATTGCACTACCGAGGGCCGAGCGGCTGAGCCTGAACTAAGTGCCGCGGTACGCCAGGCAGAGGAAAGAGCGCTCGATGATTCTAAAGCTAAACAGCGCAAACACCTGCGAAAGCTAGCCAAAGCCGTTATTCGAGGAGAACAAGACGCCTAG
- a CDS encoding Pls/PosA family non-ribosomal peptide synthetase — protein MPDPQLLRSAEAPPPRTLLDILHTTVRNFPEAAALDDGKEVLTYAEMWDQIQHRAKELQAAGITSGCRVGIRVSSGQRHLYLSILAVLMCGATYVPVDADDPDDRARLVFYEAAVEGIIDDSGFHPTSRLGSTPTCPHRLPSPSDEAWIIFTSGSTGKPKGVAVSHRSAAAFVDAEAQWFLQDSPGGPLGPDDRVLAGLSVAFDASCEEMWLAWRHGACLVPAPRSLVRSGMDLGPWLISHGITVVSTVPTLVGLWPDEALSHVRLLIVGGEACPKDLVDRLATADREVWNTYGPTETTVVACGARLLPGQPVTIGYPLAGWDLAIIDPSGRPVAPGETGELIIGGVGLGRYLDPEKDAEKYAPAPFLGWQRAYRSGDHVRLGDAGIEFVGRVDDQVKIGGRRIELGEVEAQVAALDNVRSAAVTVQQTGGGEKVLVAYVSLTEPELGFDRPAAATHLASTMPAALVPRIAVLDQLPVTTSGKVDTKALPWPLPQTTEVPHDVEFTATEQWLAELWSEVLAISLPTPHDDFFTLGGTSLAAANVVAQIRKRIPTIAVRDLYDRPRLGALAQFLDSLSAPPPPPRHVRPVPRSSRLTQSLIQLPIMTLAATPYLAWLMALLTLASYLGAPWAPGYPLWAVLFMLILFATPIGRVPLGAWGARLLTHRITPGSYPRGGSVHLRIWAAERWADASGSRTIAGATWVNYYARLLGARVGKGVDLHSLPPVTGMLRLGRYCAIEPEVDLRGYWLDGDVLHVGPITVGTNARIGTRSTLLPGAIVGPDAHLEAGSTLHGTRPMKKGSRWAGSPAAKVGRSRHRFPDHRPPRRTYWVWLYGLSSLALSCQNLIAIGAGIMLCLWLGSHSPWNLPGSAIVFAPLGGLFTFAVSMAQTWIAVRLLSLGLKPGITPVRSRGGWQLWVIGRLMDEARTTLFPLYAGQLTPWWIRSLGAKVGPNVEVSTALMIPSLTEIKAGAFLADDTLIGGYELGGGWIRAGHTRIGKRSFVGNSGITSPGRKLRKNSLVAVQSSTPLKAKAGSNWLGSPPERMRRSQVSAQSTETRTYQPGLQLKAARGAIETLRLSATMSHALCLGFVLGIYYLLLRHAGFWPALFLGGVVLMLVGAFAVGLAIIAKWVCVGRHHPGEHPLFSSFVWLNELQDAFIESVAAPWFFHHTLGTAEHNLALRLLGADIGRGAWIESYWLPETDLCHIGDGATVGPGTVVQTHLFHDRIMSLDEVVLADGATLAAHSVILPAARIGEGATIAPGSLVMRGDDVPAHTRWHGNPIEPES, from the coding sequence ATGCCGGATCCACAGTTATTACGTAGCGCTGAGGCTCCCCCACCGCGCACCCTACTTGATATTTTGCACACCACGGTGAGGAATTTTCCCGAAGCCGCAGCACTTGATGACGGCAAAGAAGTTCTTACCTATGCCGAAATGTGGGATCAGATCCAGCATCGAGCTAAAGAACTTCAAGCTGCCGGAATAACGTCTGGTTGCCGGGTAGGAATCCGGGTTTCTTCTGGTCAGCGCCACTTGTACTTGAGTATCTTAGCGGTGCTGATGTGCGGCGCCACCTATGTTCCGGTTGATGCTGATGATCCCGATGACCGCGCCCGGCTAGTGTTCTATGAGGCCGCAGTCGAGGGAATAATTGATGATTCGGGGTTTCACCCCACATCCCGGTTAGGTTCGACGCCAACATGTCCTCACCGCCTCCCCTCCCCTTCCGACGAAGCCTGGATTATTTTTACCTCTGGTTCCACGGGGAAGCCCAAGGGGGTAGCGGTATCTCACCGCAGCGCGGCTGCTTTCGTCGATGCTGAAGCTCAGTGGTTTCTTCAGGATTCTCCAGGGGGACCGCTCGGCCCCGATGACCGGGTTCTCGCCGGGCTGTCGGTTGCTTTCGATGCCTCGTGTGAGGAAATGTGGCTCGCGTGGCGCCACGGCGCTTGTTTGGTGCCTGCCCCTCGTTCCTTAGTGCGCTCTGGAATGGATTTAGGTCCGTGGCTCATCAGCCACGGCATAACTGTCGTTTCCACCGTTCCGACTCTGGTGGGGTTGTGGCCCGATGAGGCGTTATCCCATGTTCGCCTTCTCATCGTCGGCGGGGAAGCATGTCCGAAAGACCTGGTGGACAGGTTAGCTACCGCTGACCGAGAGGTGTGGAACACCTACGGCCCCACCGAAACAACCGTGGTAGCCTGCGGCGCCCGACTTCTTCCCGGTCAACCTGTCACCATCGGTTACCCTCTCGCCGGATGGGATCTAGCGATCATCGACCCGTCTGGACGTCCGGTTGCTCCTGGGGAAACCGGAGAACTCATAATTGGCGGAGTAGGGCTTGGCCGCTACCTTGACCCAGAGAAGGATGCCGAAAAGTATGCTCCGGCGCCGTTTTTAGGATGGCAGCGGGCTTATCGCTCAGGCGATCATGTCCGGTTGGGAGATGCCGGTATTGAATTTGTGGGGAGAGTCGATGACCAAGTAAAAATTGGTGGGCGCCGAATTGAACTGGGTGAAGTCGAAGCCCAAGTTGCGGCCCTAGATAACGTTCGCTCTGCTGCGGTAACGGTTCAACAGACCGGGGGTGGGGAAAAGGTCCTCGTGGCTTATGTGTCATTAACAGAACCAGAGCTAGGGTTTGACCGCCCCGCCGCCGCAACGCACTTAGCATCCACGATGCCGGCTGCTCTCGTTCCGCGCATTGCTGTTTTAGATCAACTTCCGGTTACGACATCCGGCAAGGTTGATACTAAAGCCCTCCCCTGGCCGCTACCTCAGACAACTGAGGTTCCGCATGATGTTGAGTTCACTGCCACGGAACAGTGGCTAGCGGAGTTGTGGTCTGAGGTTCTCGCGATCTCCCTGCCTACTCCCCACGATGATTTCTTCACCTTGGGGGGAACATCCTTAGCTGCCGCCAACGTGGTAGCCCAGATCAGAAAGCGTATCCCGACCATCGCCGTACGGGATCTTTATGATCGGCCTCGATTAGGTGCACTGGCCCAGTTTCTAGATTCCCTTTCCGCCCCGCCACCTCCGCCTCGACACGTCCGTCCAGTTCCCCGTTCTTCTCGTCTCACCCAAAGCCTCATCCAGCTCCCCATCATGACCTTAGCTGCTACTCCCTACCTAGCGTGGCTGATGGCTTTACTCACACTCGCTTCCTATCTGGGGGCTCCGTGGGCCCCAGGCTATCCACTGTGGGCAGTGCTTTTCATGCTGATTCTTTTTGCCACCCCCATCGGCCGGGTCCCCCTGGGCGCCTGGGGTGCTCGCCTCTTAACCCACCGCATAACCCCCGGCAGTTATCCGCGCGGCGGTAGCGTGCATCTTCGGATCTGGGCTGCTGAACGCTGGGCTGATGCCTCCGGTTCACGGACTATTGCCGGAGCCACCTGGGTAAATTACTACGCAAGGCTGCTCGGTGCCCGGGTAGGGAAAGGAGTTGATCTTCATTCCCTTCCCCCGGTAACCGGTATGCTCCGCTTAGGGCGCTATTGCGCCATCGAACCTGAAGTAGACCTACGTGGCTATTGGTTAGATGGGGATGTGCTGCACGTCGGACCAATTACCGTGGGTACGAATGCCCGGATTGGTACTCGCTCCACTTTGCTTCCTGGCGCCATTGTGGGACCCGACGCCCACCTAGAAGCTGGATCAACTCTTCATGGCACGCGCCCGATGAAGAAGGGATCTCGCTGGGCTGGCTCCCCGGCGGCCAAAGTAGGCCGGTCCCGGCATCGCTTCCCAGATCATCGCCCGCCCCGGCGAACATACTGGGTATGGCTCTACGGTCTGAGCTCTTTGGCTCTCTCCTGTCAAAACCTCATCGCCATCGGCGCCGGAATCATGCTCTGCCTGTGGTTAGGTTCCCACTCTCCCTGGAACCTCCCCGGCTCCGCGATAGTTTTTGCCCCGCTCGGCGGACTTTTTACCTTCGCAGTTTCTATGGCCCAAACCTGGATCGCAGTCAGGCTCCTTTCCTTAGGACTCAAACCAGGCATCACCCCGGTACGTTCCCGAGGCGGTTGGCAACTCTGGGTCATCGGGAGACTCATGGACGAAGCCCGCACCACGCTCTTCCCGCTCTACGCCGGGCAACTGACCCCGTGGTGGATTCGTTCGCTAGGGGCGAAAGTCGGCCCGAACGTGGAGGTATCTACGGCGTTAATGATCCCTTCACTCACCGAGATCAAAGCCGGTGCCTTTCTTGCCGATGACACCCTCATTGGCGGATATGAACTAGGCGGTGGCTGGATCCGGGCTGGGCATACACGCATCGGGAAACGCTCATTTGTCGGGAATTCTGGAATCACCTCACCGGGCCGGAAACTGAGGAAAAACTCCCTGGTAGCGGTGCAGTCCTCTACCCCGCTGAAGGCGAAGGCGGGATCTAACTGGTTAGGGTCCCCACCGGAGCGGATGCGTCGGTCTCAGGTGAGTGCTCAATCTACCGAAACCCGCACCTACCAGCCAGGATTACAGCTCAAAGCCGCTCGCGGCGCGATTGAAACCTTAAGATTAAGCGCCACTATGTCTCATGCCCTATGCTTGGGCTTCGTCCTAGGCATCTACTATCTGCTTCTTCGCCACGCCGGTTTCTGGCCCGCACTGTTTCTTGGCGGAGTTGTCCTCATGCTGGTAGGAGCCTTCGCCGTTGGGCTAGCCATTATCGCCAAGTGGGTCTGCGTCGGCCGTCACCACCCCGGCGAACACCCACTCTTTAGTTCCTTCGTGTGGCTTAATGAACTCCAAGATGCCTTTATCGAATCCGTCGCCGCTCCCTGGTTTTTCCACCATACGCTCGGCACTGCCGAACACAACCTGGCGCTGCGTCTCCTCGGCGCCGATATTGGCCGCGGCGCGTGGATTGAAAGCTACTGGCTTCCCGAAACTGATTTGTGCCACATCGGCGACGGCGCCACGGTAGGGCCGGGGACAGTGGTCCAAACCCATCTTTTTCATGATCGGATAATGAGCCTCGATGAGGTTGTCCTTGCCGATGGGGCCACCCTGGCTGCACACTCAGTTATTCTTCCCGCTGCACGAATTGGTGAAGGTGCAACTATTGCACCCGGCTCCTTGGTTATGCGGGGAGACGATGTTCCTGCCCATACACGATGGCACGGCAACCCGATAGAACCGGAATCTTAA
- a CDS encoding oxygenase MpaB family protein — protein sequence MTSPPVPDPKDTAPKRELKRAPLGVDSLLWRYGADSRIQLMRGYTGIMQNMHPAIGQALLDHSKLFDEPFARLERSTPQMIELMYRDQDHPLGTRIRDYHKNIHRHLRNGERYHSLNPSIYYWAHATFVYRVIRTQDLFGEPFTAEQRDQIVRESVTWWDKYGMSERPVIDNYPDLMTYIKEVNDTILERNMNPGRDLMAKSHMFDDKGQRKPIGQVQ from the coding sequence ATGACTAGTCCTCCCGTTCCTGACCCCAAAGATACTGCTCCTAAGCGGGAACTCAAGCGTGCACCCCTAGGAGTGGATTCGTTACTGTGGCGCTATGGGGCTGATAGCCGTATTCAACTGATGCGTGGTTACACCGGCATCATGCAGAATATGCATCCGGCTATTGGGCAAGCACTGCTGGATCACTCCAAACTCTTCGACGAGCCTTTCGCACGCTTAGAGCGTTCCACCCCGCAGATGATCGAACTGATGTATCGGGATCAAGATCACCCTCTGGGCACCCGAATCCGTGACTACCACAAGAATATCCACAGGCACTTGCGCAATGGGGAGCGCTATCACTCGCTGAACCCCAGCATCTACTACTGGGCTCACGCCACCTTCGTCTACCGCGTTATTCGCACCCAAGACCTCTTTGGCGAGCCGTTTACCGCAGAACAGCGGGATCAGATTGTTCGTGAAAGCGTGACGTGGTGGGATAAATACGGCATGTCTGAGCGTCCAGTCATTGACAATTACCCGGACTTGATGACGTACATCAAGGAAGTTAATGACACCATCTTGGAGCGCAATATGAACCCCGGCCGTGACCTCATGGCAAAAAGCCACATGTTCGATGACAAAGGCCAACGCAAGCCGATTGGCCAGGTACAATAA
- a CDS encoding succinic semialdehyde dehydrogenase, translating into MAERLNKQQKLPANLIKKYLGLCANLKRPHPEEAPRQEVRSAFSGEVIGWTYMGDEGDVERAFDLARTAQRSWAQTSPRDRARIFRDFHDRVLANRELLMDIVQLETGKNRASALDEVMDVAINARYYANQAPKLLAAQSRPGALPVVTQSELQRSPVGVVGQISPWNYPLALGISDAIPALLAGNGVVAKPDHNTPFSALSVLYLLYESGLPRDLMQVVTGDGPVVGGAISQRCDYLMFTGSTATGRILGRTAGERLIGYSAELGGKNPMIITADADIQHVIAEAPSACFSNSGQLCVSIERIYVEAGVYQRFLDGFVAAVKNMKLGPGFDWNIDMGSLINAAQLLRVEDFVSDAREKGATVVCGGKARPDLGPYFYEPTVLVDVPDDARLKTEEVFGPVVFIEKVNNIAEAVEKANNTSYGLNACVFARPETGRSIASQLMAGGVGINDGYAATWATVSSPLGGMKQSGMSRRHGPDGLLKYTEARNVAEQRWLSMRGPAGISRKTYAKVMVSALKLGKKLHLLP; encoded by the coding sequence ATGGCAGAACGTCTTAATAAGCAGCAGAAACTTCCCGCCAACCTGATCAAGAAGTATCTAGGGCTGTGTGCTAATCTCAAGCGCCCTCATCCGGAGGAGGCTCCCCGCCAGGAAGTCCGTTCCGCTTTTAGCGGGGAGGTCATCGGGTGGACATATATGGGCGACGAGGGAGACGTCGAGCGCGCCTTTGACCTAGCCCGCACGGCACAACGCTCATGGGCGCAGACCTCCCCCCGCGACCGAGCCCGAATATTCCGCGATTTCCATGATCGGGTTCTTGCCAACCGTGAGCTGCTCATGGACATTGTCCAATTAGAAACCGGGAAGAATCGAGCTTCAGCCCTGGATGAAGTCATGGACGTAGCGATTAATGCCCGCTACTACGCTAACCAGGCACCAAAATTATTGGCAGCTCAATCCCGCCCCGGGGCGCTTCCGGTAGTGACTCAAAGCGAACTCCAGCGCTCCCCGGTGGGTGTTGTGGGACAGATCAGTCCCTGGAATTATCCCCTGGCGCTGGGCATTTCCGACGCTATTCCAGCGCTCTTAGCAGGCAACGGGGTGGTCGCAAAACCAGATCACAATACGCCATTCTCAGCGCTGTCAGTGCTGTATTTGCTCTATGAATCTGGGCTTCCTCGTGACCTCATGCAAGTTGTTACCGGTGATGGTCCGGTGGTTGGTGGCGCTATTTCGCAGCGTTGCGATTACCTCATGTTCACCGGTTCTACTGCTACCGGCCGGATCTTAGGCCGTACTGCCGGTGAGAGACTCATTGGGTATTCAGCCGAATTAGGCGGCAAAAACCCGATGATTATTACCGCCGATGCCGATATCCAACACGTCATCGCTGAAGCACCGAGTGCCTGCTTCTCCAATAGCGGCCAATTATGCGTCTCTATCGAAAGAATCTATGTTGAAGCCGGTGTCTATCAACGATTCTTAGACGGTTTTGTCGCCGCCGTGAAGAATATGAAACTTGGCCCAGGCTTTGACTGGAATATCGATATGGGATCCCTCATCAACGCCGCCCAGCTCCTACGGGTTGAAGATTTTGTGTCCGACGCCCGGGAGAAAGGCGCCACCGTGGTGTGCGGCGGCAAAGCTCGCCCGGATCTTGGCCCCTATTTCTATGAGCCCACCGTCTTAGTCGACGTACCTGACGATGCCCGACTGAAGACTGAGGAGGTTTTTGGTCCCGTGGTGTTTATTGAGAAAGTCAACAACATAGCGGAAGCAGTAGAGAAGGCCAATAACACTTCCTACGGGCTTAATGCGTGCGTGTTTGCTCGACCAGAAACCGGTCGCTCTATCGCGTCCCAGTTGATGGCCGGTGGCGTCGGAATTAATGACGGTTATGCTGCCACCTGGGCAACCGTGTCCTCACCTCTAGGTGGAATGAAACAATCCGGAATGTCTCGACGGCACGGGCCGGATGGATTGTTGAAGTACACCGAGGCCCGAAATGTTGCTGAGCAGCGGTGGCTCTCCATGCGAGGCCCAGCGGGGATTTCTCGTAAAACCTATGCCAAAGTGATGGTTTCTGCCCTCAAGCTAGGGAAAAAATTACACCTCCTTCCCTAA
- a CDS encoding DUF6114 domain-containing protein, translating to MSAELDEPSRVERFRTWRHQRPFVAGLLEITAGAVILAPAYISLHIMDLLVVISTISGVSTLFLGVLLIMFGLGTWLKPTTAPYLGVLSIIVGVVALPTSNFGGFILGTVLAIVGGSMGLAWEGKEPVAKEKKSRRWWKKKKNAEEVAETPASDTPVEVPENESSTTTSANLVLVAIVTCISLVFSAAQVHPEAKAEDTGGLEWTGDTSSVTADEVVVSGNAKVGLVTVNTQQGPMRMIELSGNKVTVENIAFSIPGVTGSGQLSTGPGKIATLTGHPAVLRTRTLTATPALEGVSTFPITVEADGNLALITEQLKQLGFTEVGLPEELIKHVALRNVHMDALGVQADLLDAPSVNLYTN from the coding sequence ATGTCTGCGGAGTTGGATGAGCCTAGCCGGGTTGAAAGATTTCGGACGTGGCGCCACCAACGGCCCTTCGTAGCAGGTCTCTTAGAGATAACTGCTGGTGCAGTGATTTTAGCGCCAGCCTATATTTCCCTTCACATCATGGATTTGCTGGTGGTTATCTCTACGATCTCGGGAGTTTCCACACTTTTCCTCGGTGTTTTGTTGATTATGTTCGGTCTGGGGACGTGGCTTAAACCCACCACTGCTCCTTATCTCGGAGTGCTGAGCATCATCGTCGGTGTGGTTGCTCTTCCGACAAGTAACTTTGGTGGCTTTATTCTCGGAACAGTTCTCGCCATCGTGGGTGGTTCCATGGGATTAGCCTGGGAAGGTAAGGAACCGGTAGCTAAGGAAAAGAAGTCGCGTCGTTGGTGGAAAAAGAAGAAGAATGCCGAAGAAGTGGCAGAAACTCCAGCGTCGGACACCCCCGTTGAGGTGCCGGAAAACGAGTCTTCGACAACGACATCGGCAAATCTCGTCCTGGTAGCGATAGTTACCTGCATCAGCTTGGTGTTTAGTGCAGCTCAGGTTCACCCAGAAGCGAAAGCTGAGGACACCGGCGGGCTGGAATGGACGGGAGATACCAGTTCCGTGACCGCTGATGAAGTTGTGGTTTCCGGGAATGCCAAGGTTGGTTTGGTGACCGTCAATACTCAGCAGGGCCCTATGCGGATGATTGAGCTCAGCGGAAATAAAGTGACCGTAGAAAATATTGCCTTTAGCATTCCGGGTGTTACTGGATCCGGGCAATTGTCCACCGGGCCTGGGAAAATAGCTACCCTGACCGGTCATCCGGCAGTGTTGCGTACCCGGACTTTGACGGCCACTCCCGCGTTAGAAGGGGTGTCCACTTTTCCGATCACAGTAGAAGCTGACGGCAATTTAGCTCTGATTACAGAACAGCTCAAGCAACTTGGATTCACCGAGGTTGGCCTCCCAGAAGAGCTAATAAAACACGTGGCGCTCAGAAATGTGCACATGGACGCTCTTGGTGTGCAGGCAGATTTGCTCGATGCTCCAAGCGTCAACCTCTATACAAACTAA
- a CDS encoding DUF6230 family protein gives MTSLRHSKGVGTLCFGKLRGPSGSGETSFKLVSEGKNSVDANNFIVGTKVLQGDLTVMNPLLGVDVSQRNPNARPHAWGLVSDDINFQARNIQATSVAANKLTVANVTVTVERGKENVCGVG, from the coding sequence TTGACTTCGCTTCGGCACAGCAAAGGCGTCGGAACTTTGTGTTTCGGCAAACTTCGGGGACCTTCCGGGAGTGGGGAAACCAGCTTTAAGTTAGTCTCCGAAGGTAAAAACTCAGTCGATGCAAACAACTTCATCGTAGGGACGAAGGTTCTACAGGGAGACCTTACTGTGATGAATCCCTTGCTAGGTGTAGATGTCTCTCAGCGTAACCCTAATGCTCGTCCACATGCGTGGGGTCTGGTTTCTGATGACATCAATTTTCAGGCGCGAAATATTCAGGCCACCTCGGTGGCAGCCAATAAACTCACTGTCGCCAATGTGACTGTGACCGTGGAGAGGGGGAAAGAGAATGTCTGCGGAGTTGGATGA
- a CDS encoding helix-turn-helix domain-containing protein: MAFPTPLIAWGWLSPSDTQPDNTSSVEQLEKLLPRNTRLVVAAYSSGDSAFRETHTQAERLRRLGDRQAREKLPVITYASDGALSAAAFVDRLPLATTIVQTALHDLASDDEYTSVIRDTAHCYLQHGIAGAATAIHVHRNTVKYRVDKFREAVGQIGQPMSTYAWPWN, encoded by the coding sequence GTGGCTTTCCCTACTCCTCTGATCGCGTGGGGGTGGCTTAGCCCTTCGGACACTCAACCTGATAACACCTCGTCCGTAGAACAACTAGAGAAGTTGCTGCCGAGGAATACGCGGTTGGTTGTCGCTGCGTATAGTTCCGGAGACTCGGCATTTCGGGAGACTCACACTCAAGCCGAACGGTTGCGTCGTCTGGGGGACAGGCAAGCCAGGGAAAAACTTCCGGTGATTACGTATGCCTCCGATGGGGCGCTTAGTGCAGCCGCGTTTGTGGATCGCCTCCCTCTGGCGACCACAATTGTCCAGACGGCGTTACATGATCTTGCTTCCGATGACGAATACACCTCTGTTATCCGTGATACCGCGCACTGCTATTTACAACATGGTATTGCCGGGGCAGCTACCGCTATCCATGTTCACCGAAACACAGTGAAGTATCGGGTTGATAAGTTTCGAGAGGCTGTGGGGCAGATCGGGCAACCGATGTCGACGTACGCTTGGCCCTGGAATTAG
- a CDS encoding thiolase family protein, whose translation MRNAVIVDVVRTAVGKGRSGGALADVHPVDLLSVVLKALEKRNDLDPHLIEDVITGCVLQNGEQSMNIARRGVLAAGWPESIPATTIDRQCGSGQQAIHFAAQGVMAGAYDVVIAAGVESMSRIPIANSVASPVLAGDKVNKRYPNGLAHQGVSAELVADKWGLTREELDEFSVRSHHLAAQATESGAFDNHIVPVEITLPDGSTKLHTVDETIRGDTSLEKLSTLSPSFKNPADVERFPHLDWKITPGNSSPLTDGASAVLIVEESFAEKMGWTPRARFCAFSVLADDPVLMLTAPIPATQKVLERANLTIDDMDVYEVNEAFAPVPLVWAREVGADLEKLNPNGGAIALGHALGSTGTRLLSTLLQQLEATGGRYGLETICEGLGMANAMIIERI comes from the coding sequence ATGCGCAACGCAGTTATCGTTGACGTAGTTCGCACCGCAGTTGGGAAAGGACGATCTGGGGGTGCTCTCGCCGACGTACACCCAGTGGATTTACTTTCCGTTGTACTTAAAGCCCTGGAAAAGCGAAATGACCTTGACCCTCACCTCATTGAAGATGTGATCACCGGATGTGTGCTTCAAAATGGTGAACAGTCTATGAACATCGCCCGGCGCGGAGTTCTAGCTGCTGGTTGGCCAGAATCCATTCCGGCTACAACCATCGACCGCCAGTGTGGATCTGGCCAGCAAGCAATCCACTTTGCTGCTCAGGGTGTTATGGCTGGGGCCTATGACGTCGTCATTGCCGCCGGGGTAGAGTCCATGAGCCGAATTCCCATTGCGAATTCAGTGGCTAGTCCGGTTCTTGCTGGCGACAAAGTCAATAAGCGCTACCCGAATGGTTTAGCACACCAAGGCGTGTCTGCTGAGCTTGTTGCCGATAAGTGGGGGTTGACCCGGGAGGAATTGGATGAGTTCTCGGTACGCTCTCACCACCTAGCGGCGCAGGCCACAGAGTCGGGAGCCTTTGATAACCACATCGTCCCGGTTGAAATTACGTTGCCTGATGGCTCCACCAAACTACATACAGTCGATGAAACTATTCGGGGAGATACGTCCCTAGAGAAATTATCGACTTTGTCGCCCTCTTTCAAAAACCCCGCTGACGTCGAGCGTTTCCCTCACTTAGATTGGAAAATCACACCGGGTAATTCCTCTCCCCTCACCGATGGCGCTTCTGCGGTCTTAATTGTTGAAGAGTCTTTCGCAGAAAAGATGGGGTGGACTCCGCGAGCTCGGTTCTGTGCGTTCTCCGTACTTGCCGATGATCCGGTATTAATGCTGACTGCGCCTATTCCGGCTACGCAGAAGGTCTTGGAGCGCGCCAACCTCACCATTGATGACATGGATGTGTATGAAGTCAACGAGGCGTTTGCTCCCGTGCCCTTGGTGTGGGCCCGAGAAGTGGGTGCTGACTTAGAGAAATTAAATCCCAACGGCGGCGCTATTGCCCTGGGTCACGCTTTAGGTTCGACGGGCACCCGGTTGCTTTCCACCCTATTGCAGCAGTTAGAGGCAACTGGTGGACGATACGGCCTAGAAACAATCTGCGAAGGCCTGGGAATGGCCAACGCAATGATCATCGAAAGGATCTAG